From the Streptomyces nodosus genome, the window AATCACCGGCTCACCGGTACTGCCACGGACGACAGCGATCACCGAAGTCCCTCGTACGACGAGCACCTGCTCCCCCCTCTCGTCAGCGCACTATTTGCACCTCGCTGATCCTGGCACGGTGGGAGGATATCCGTAACACGTCCCGGTGAACGTGAACGCGCCGGTTCACCTCAGCCCCGCAAGGCGGCCTCCCGCCCGCCGTCCGCGTCGAGTTCCTCCTGGAGCCTGATCGCATGGACGATGGTCCCGTTCAGTGTCCGGCGGATGATGGGATCGGTGATCCCCCACGCGTTCATGGCCTCGTCCGGGGAGAGCGCCGCCGCGGCGACCTCCCGCCCAGCGAGGTGGAGTTGCTGCTGTTCCGGGATGAAGCCGCTCTCCAACAACATCACTCGATGGTCGAGGTTGAGGCCCGCCGCCCACTTCGTCAGCTGTGAGGGCAGCGGCAGGGTCTTTCCGTCCAGCGTCCGGCAGACGGTGGCCAGGCTCAGCCCGGTGACGGCCGCCAGTTGCGCCCGGCCGCCCTGCCGCCGGCGGACGTCGTACCCCGCCGCGATCGCGACCGCGGTGAGATACGCGCCGACCCGCCGCGCCTGCGCCTGCCGACTGCCCCGGGTCCCGTGGTGTGAATCTTCCAAGCTCCGCATGCCCGGAGGGTAGCGCGCATGCATGCACCAACAAACTAGTTGCATGCGTGCACCTTTGCAGGTCAAGGGCCTAGATCGACATACCCGCAGGCCAAGTGGTCGATCTCGTACCTGTGTGCGAATCAAAATACCCTTGCGTCACTTCAGTCTGGCAACTTCCATACGTTGCGTGCGTGCGGGTCAGCCGTACGGATGCAAGTCGCTGAGGGGGTCCCCTGACCATGCTCCGCCTCCACATGGCCAAGCTCCTGGTAAAGGCCAGGGAGTTCGGTGACGAGAGTGTCGCCGACGTGGCGCAGCGCACCGGTATCAGCAGGTCGACGCTCCACCGGCTCGCCGCCGGGACGAAACAGCCGAGCCTGGCCACGCTGTGGACGCTGCGCGACGCCTACCAGCTCCAGCTCGACATGCTCGTCTACGACGACCCGCTGACCGTGCGGCCGACCGTCGTCCCGCGCCCACGGCCGGCGGCGGCCGGAGCCGGGCGGGGGCGTGCACGGCGCTGACAGCCCGGAAGACCCCCGGACCGGGCCGCGGACCACGGCGATCCCACCACACACCAGCCCACCATCTTTCATCCACTCACGATCGGGAGCAGGCCTTGATCTCTGAGGCTCAGGCCGTGTCCAGCGGCCCCACCACGAGGGAACCGGCCCTCATCACCCGCGCCCAGCAAGGCGATCGGGAGGCATTCGGCGAGCTGTACCGGATGCACTACGACATGATCGCCGCATTCGTCGGTCACCGCGTCAGGTCGAATCCGGCACTGGCCGAGGATCTCACCGCCGATGTCTTCGTCAAGGCGTGGGCCAAGATCGGCACCTTCAGGTGGACGGGTACGCCGATCCGTGCCTGGCTGTGCACGATCGCCCGCAATGTGGTCGCCGACCATTTCAAAGTCGCCGCGACACGGCGTCTGACCTTCGTCGACCAGATCACCTGTGTGCAGGACGCCTGGGCGGTCCCGGCGAACACCGCCGAGGACACCGCCCTGTCCGCCCTCACCCTGGCCGACCTGCTCGATGCCCTGTCCGAGATCACGCCCCGTCAGCAGGCGGTCATCCGGCTGCGGTTCCTGGGTGAGCTGTCCATCAGCGAGACCGCCCGCACCATGGGCACCACCGACGCCGCCGTCAAGACCCTCCAGTGGCGCGCGCTCGACTCCCTCCGCAAGGTCTACACGGGGGCGGCGGCATGACGGCCACCCCCGAAGACCGCGCCGAGGCCGACATCGAGCGTGAACTGACCGAACGGCTCACCCAGTTGGCCCGCCAGTTCATCGCCGGCCTGCACGCCCACGGGCGGCTGGTGGAGACCGGCGGCGCCCAGGCCCTCAGACGGCTGCAGGAACAGCATCAGACACCGCACAGCCTCCCCGAGGCGGTTCAGGACATCCGGGACGCCCACGGGGCCGCCGACACCTTCGCGGGCCCGGCATTCCACGACACGAACGCCCCGTCCGACGCCGCCCCGCGCGGAGTGGCGGACGTACCGGTCACGGTGCCCCCGGCCCGGCAGTCCGGCATGATCGACCCGGCCGCCCGGACCGCCGCTGCGGACGACCCGCGCACCGCCGGCGACAGACAGGTCAGGGCGGTGGCCGCGGCGGCCATGCTGCAGGCCGGCAGTGCCGGCCGGCTCGAAGTGCTGCAGATCGTCCCGGACCACGACCACATCGCCGTCCATATCCGCGCCTTCTCGCTCAGCGACTGGGAATACTGGCTGGCCCTGATCGGTGCCCCGCTCGCCACACCCACCGTGCGCACCGGAGACGCCCAGACCGCCACCGGACACATCGACGGCGTCGACGTCCACCTCACCGGTCACGAGGTCCCCCGCCTCCTCGACGAAGCCGCAGAGGCCGCCCGCGAACCGTTCCACCTGGCAGGCCGTGTCTACGACCTCGCCCGCGCCCACCTCGACCGCCACGGCCAGACATGGCTCTATCTCGGTCAGCGCCAGCAGGACGACACCCCGCTGCTCGCCCTCGGCAACACCGGCGGCCCCGTCTACCCCCTCACCTCCATCATCACGACCAACGGCCCTCTCATCCCCGTCGAGACCGACCCCACCACCCCCACCCGGCCCGGCACCGAACACACCCCATGAACACCCGGCCGGAACGGGGCTCAGCCGGTGGTGAGGCCGAAGGGCAGCGCCCGGTCCTCCTCACCGATCTCGATGAGCCGGTTGTACTTGGCGACGCGTTCCCCGCGGGCGGGCGCACCGGACTTGATCTGGCCGCAGCCCGTGCCGACGGCCAGATCGGCGATGAAGGCGTCCTCGGTCTCGCCGGAGCGGTGGGAGACCATCCGGGCGTAGCCGGCCTCGCGGCAGACGCGCAACGCCTCCAGGGTCTCGGTGACGGTTCCGATCTGATTCACCTTGATCAGGGCGGAGTTGCCGACCCTTCTGTCGATCGCCTCCGTGATGACGGCCGGGTCGGTGACGAAGATGTCGTCGCCCATCACCTGCACGCGGTCGCCGAGGCGGTCGGTCAGGCGGACCCAGCCGTCCCAGTCGTCCTCGGCCAGGCCGTCCTCGATCGACCACACCGGGAAACGCTCGACGATCTCCTCATAGCGGTCGATCAGCTGATCGCTGGTCAGCTCCTCCCCCGCCACCCGATAGCGGTCACCGGCACGGAACTCACCGGCCGCGGGGTCCAGGGCGAGGGCGACACCGTCGCGGCCGGGCCGGTACCCGGCGGCGTCGATCGCCTCCACCAGGAGCTCCAGGACCTTCTCGGGGCGGTCGACCGCCGGGGCGAAGCCGCCCTCGTCGCCGAGGCCGGTGGTGTGACCGCCCGCGGACAGAAGGGCCTTGAGCCCGGTGTAGATCTCGGCTCCGGCACGGACCGCCTCGGGCAGGCCGGGGGCGCCCAGCGGGGCGAGCATGAACTCCTGGAAGTCGAGGTCGCCCGGGGCGTGGACGCCGCCGTTGACGACATTGAAGTGCGGTACGGGCAGGCGGGGTTCGGTGCCCGCGATCCGGGCGAGGTGCGCCCACAGCGGCCGTCCGGCGAGGGCGGCCTCGGCGCGTGCGACGGCGAGCGAGACGCCGACGACGGCATTGGCGCCGAGCCGGGCCTTGGTCCCGGTGCCGTCCAGCTCGATCAGGGCCCGGTCGACGTCGGCGGCCGAGGCGAACGCGCGGCCGGTGAGGGCCCGGGCGATCTCGCCGTTGACATGGCCGACCGCCGCCAGAACGCCCTGGCCGTGGTAGCGGCCCCGGTCCCCGTCCCGCAGTTCGACGGCTTCCCGGGTACCGGTGGACGCCCCGGAGGGCACACCGGCGTGTACCCGGGTTCCGTCGTCGGTGGTGAGGGTGACGGCGAGGGTCGGGCGGGCCCGGGAGTCGAGGATCTCCACGGCGTGCAGGTGGCTGATCCGCAAAGACATGATTCTCCTCGGTGTGACGGCGGTGCTCCGCGGCGTTCCGGTCTGTCCTGGCGCCGAGACCTCAGCCGTGTCCCTGGCGGCCCACCCGGCCGGGTCCCGCGCGCGGTCCGGCCGGTTCCGGCCGCGCCCGTGGGGCGGGGGTCTCGGTGACCCGGTGGCGGGATGTGCCGGCGTGCCGGGCCAGCGCACGGACGGCGCCGTGCAGGGTGCGGTACGCGCCGATCTCGCGGGCGGTGCCGGCGGGGACGGCGATCCAACTCGTGGTACGGCCGCTGTGATGCCGTCGGGCCCGGCCGAGCAACCGCCCGCCGCAGGCGACGACTTGGATGACCGGGTGGCCGGGGAACAGCGGGGTGCAGGCCAGGCCGCGCAGCGGGGCGAGCCGTCGGAGGGCCTGTTCCTCCAGGATGTGCCACTTGGCGTTGATGACGGTGAGCTGGGCGACACGGACCGCCGCCACCGCATCGTGGTCGAGGTGTGTCATGGCGCGGCCTCCTGTCCTGGCGGTCAGCCACGGACCAGCCGACGGTGGGTGACCCGGTGCGGCCGGGCCGCCTCGACGCCCAGCCGCTCGATCTTGTTGGCCTCGTAGTCGGCGAAGTTGCCCTCGAACCAGAACCAGTGGGCGTCGCCCTCCCAGGCCAGGATGTGGGTGGCGACCCGGTCCAGGAACCACCGGTCGTGCGCGGTGATCACGGCGCAGCCGGGGAAGTCGAGCAGCGCGCTCTCCAGTGAGGCCAGCGTCTCCACGTCCAGGTCGTTGGTCGGCTCGTCCAGCAGCAGAAGGTTGCCGCCCTGCTTCAGGGTCAGGGCCAGATTGAGACGGTTGCGTTCGCCGCCGGACATCACACCGACGGGCTTCTGCTGGTCGGCGCCCTTGAAGCCGAAGCCGGCGACATAGGCCCGCGAGGGCATCTCGACGTCCCCGATGCGCAGGACGTTCCGGCCGCCGGAGACCGCCTCCCACACGGACCGGGCGGGATCCAGCCCGGCGCGGTTCTGGTCGGCGTAGGAGATCCGGACGGTGTCGCCGAGCCGCAGGGTGCCCGCGTCGGGCTGTTCCTCGCCGACGATCATCCGGAACAGGGTGGTCTTGCCGACGCCGTTGGGGCCGAGGACGCCGACGATGCCGCCCCGGGGCAGGGAGAACGACAGATCCTCCATCAGGAGCCGGTCGCCGTGGCCCTTGGTGAGCCGGCCGGCCTCCAGGACCAGGCTGCCCAGGCGCGGGCCCGGAGGGATCTGGATCTCCTCGAAGTCCAGCTTCCGCCGCTCGGCGGCCTCGGCCGCCAGGTCCTCGTAGCGCTGCACCCGTGCCTTGGACCTGGCCTGACGGCCCTTGGCGCCGGAGCGCACCCAGGCCAGCTCCTCCGCCAGCCGCTTCTGCCGTTTGGCGTCCTTGCGGCCCTCCACCCGCAGCCGGGCCGCCTTGGTCGCCAGATAGGTGGAGTAGTTGCCCTCGTAGGCATAGGCGTGCCCGCGGTCGATCTCCAGGATCCGCCGGGCGACATGGTCCAGGAAGTACCGGTCGTGGGTGACCGCGACCACCGTGCCGGGGTAGTCGGCCAGATGCTGTTCCAGCCAGGCCACGGACTCGGCGTCCAGGTGGTTGGTGGGCTCGTCCAGCAGCAGGAGGTCCGGCTGGGACAGCAGCAGCCGGCACAGGGCGACCCGTCGTCGTTCGCCGCCCGAGAGTTCCGTCACGGGGGTGTCGGGCGGCGGGCAGCGCAGGGCGTCCATGGCCTGTTCCAGGCGGGAGTCCAGGTCCCAGGCTTCGGCGTGGTCCAGGGTCTCCTGCAGCGAGCCGAGTTCGTCCAGCAGTTCCTGCGTCTGCTCGCCGTCGCCGTCACCGAGACGCGCGGTGACCTCCGCGTAGCGGCGCAGCATGCTCCGGATCTCCGCGGCGCCCTGTTCGACATTGCCCTGGACACTGGTCGAGTCGTCGAGCCGGGGCTCCTGCTCCAGGATCCCGATGCCGATGCCGGGCGCTGGGAAGGCGTCCCCTTCGGTCGGCCGCTCCAGCCCCGCCATGATCCGCAGGACGGTGGACTTGCCCATGCCGTTGGGACCCACCACGCCGATCTTGGCGCCGGGCAGGAGGGCGAGGGTGACATCGTCGAGGACGGTCTTGTCGCCGTGGGCCATACGGGCCTTGCGCATCGTGTACACGTACATCCGCGGTGCCTCCACAGCCGGGCCGCCGGACAGCGGCTGTCGCTCCCAGAGGCCATCAGCACGGGATGTGCGGTCGAGGGCGAGCCTCATCGCCCACTCCCCTCCAGGGTGCTCCTCAGGAGCCGGTCCCGCCAGCGGTTCCGGCGCCGCTTTGGTGCGCCCCGCACGGCCAGCAACAGAGGTACGGCGACCAGCTGCAGCACGACCGAGAAGATCACCAGGCCGATCGCGGAGCGGTCGTAGAGCGCCCCCAGCGCAAGGCTGCCGGCGAACCAGCACACCCCGAAACCGGTGTCGAACAAGCCGAAGGCCGAGGCCCGGCGGTCGGCGGCGACCATGCCGGTGACCGCGGCCTTCACGATGGACTCCTGGGCGGCCGCGCCCAGACCCCACAGCAGCACACCGACGACCGCGAGGCGGACGCCGCCGAGGAAGACCAGCGGCGGGAAGCACGCGGTGAGCAGGGTCGCGCCCGCCACCGTCCTCAGGCCCCACCGGTCGAAGAGACGGCCGAGCAGCAGCGCCGCGACCGCCTCGCCGGCCATGGCCACCGCGTACAGCACCGGGATCCAGGCCTCGGGCATCACCCGGTCCCTGCCGAAGTGGTAGGCGATCAGCGGGTAGTCCGCGTAGGCAGCCGCGATCAGCCCCATGGCCGCCAGATAGATCCAGAAGGCCCGCGATGTGCCCCGGGGGCCGGGGACGCTCTGCTCGACGTCCAGATCCGCGGGCCGGGGACAGGTGTGCCGGGCTCTCGCCAGCACCAGCAGCGTGAGGACGGCCGGGACGGCGAGCACGGCGAAACCCCCTCGGTAGCCGCCGTGCAGGGACAGCACTCCGGCCACGACCAGCGGCCCGGCCGTCGCCCCGGCCGCGTCCAGCGCCTCCCGTACGCCGTACACGCGGCCGCGCCCCAGCTCGGCGGTGGCGTGGGCGAGCATCGCGTCCCGCGCCGGGTTGCGCAGCGCACGGCCGCTGCGTTCGGCGATCATCAGCAGGGCCGCGACCGGCCAGTTCCCGGCCAGTGCCAGCAGCGGCACCACGACCATCTGCACGGTGTAGCCGACGGCCGTGATCAGCCAGTAGCGGCCGGTGCGGTCCGCGAGCCGGCCGAAGACGAACCGCAGGGCGTAGCCGAGGAGTTCACCGCCGCCGGCGACCGTCGCGACGATCAGCCCGCCGGCGCCGAGGGAGCCGAGGAAGGGGCCTGTGATGCCGCGGGCGCCTTCGTGGGCCATGTCGGAGAACAGGCTGACGACGCCGATGAGCAGGACGAACCGCGCTGCCGTGCCGCCGGCCGGGGCAGCGGGCCACCGCCCTGCCGCGGGCCCTTCGCCGTGCTCCTTGCCGCCCACCGGACCGGCACCGTCCGGGTCAGTCCACCGGGCGCGGTGCGCGGGCGGGTTCTTCGACGACTTCTTCGACGACGTCGCGGTACAAGGACCGCACCTCCCGGCTCGGGGAAACGGCCTGTGGACGGGCCTATCGGCGACCGTCCGGCAGCAGAGGCCATCAGCACGGGATGTGCGGTCGAGGGCGAGCCTCATCGCCCACCTCCATGGTGCTCCGCGCCCCCCTGGTTCCGCCATCCGTGCGAGTTCCGCCATCCGTGCACATGGCGGCGGTGCCGGTTGCCGGGGCGCCGGAGAACGCGCGGGCAGGTCCGTCGTGCACGCCGCTCGTGTACGCCGCGCCCCGGGAGGGATCGTCGGATCACACTGGAGGTGCCGATGGGTCTCCGGCCGGGCCGGGGCAGCGAGCGGTGTATGCGGAGAGTGATGTGATGACCGAGGCTGTACAGGGCCGCATCGGCCGGCGGACCGCGTCCAGGACGCCCCGGCGCGGTGCGACGGCCCGGTGCCCATGTGCTCCGGGATCGGGGCCGGGGCGATGAACCACGCACGCTCCGGGGCCGGTCCCGATCTCTCCGGGGGACCCTCGAGGCTGCGCCTGCTGGCCGACATCAGCGTCGCCCTGGCCGGCAGCCTGGATCTCGACGCCGAGGACGCCCTGCGCCGGATGTCCCAGCGCCTGGTGCCGCAGTTCGCCGACGCCTGTGTGGTGGACCTCCTGGACGGGGACCGGGTGCGGCGCATCGCGGTCACGCACCGCGACCCGGACCGCGCCGTCCGCGCGCTGGCCGAGGGGCCGATGCCCGGGCTCGGGGACTCGGCCGACCCGCTGTCCCGGGTCCTGCGCGGTGCGGGTCCCATGACTCTCGAGGACCCGGCGCGCTCGCGGGAGCCGGGATCACTGGGTGCCGTCCAGCGGCGTCTGTACCGTGTGCTGGACGCCGGATGCGTTCTCGTGGTCCCGTTGCGGGCCCGCAGCGAGACCCTGGGGGCGCTCACCCTGATCCGCTCCCCCGGGGCGCCCTTCGAGGAGGAGGACCGGCAACTTGCCGCCGACCTCGGCCGCCGTGCCGGGCTGGCGGTGGAGAACGCCCGGCTGTACGCCTTCCAGCGCAACACCGCCGAACAGCTCCAGCGCTCCCTGCTGCCGAACCTGCGCGGCCTCCCGGGCCTCCAGTTGGCCGCCCGGTACGCCCCGGCCCGGGCGGGGGCCGAGGTCGGCGGGGACTGGTACGACGCCTTCGCGCTGCCCGACGGGTCGACCATGCTGGTGATCGGCGATGTCATGGGCCACGACCTCACGGCGGCGGTCCGCATGGGGCAGCTGCGCAACATGCTGCGGGCCCTGGCCTACGACAGCGGGGATCCCCCTGCCGGGGTGATGTGCCGGCTGGACCGCGTCATGCAGGGCATGACCTCCGTCGAGCTGGTGACGGCCGTCATCGCCCAGCTCCACGCCCCGACGGACGCCGGGCGCCCACTGTCCTGGACCAACGCCGGACACCCGCCGCCCCTGCTCATGCTGCCGGACGGCACCACCCGGCTGCTGGAGGACGGACACGCCCCGATCCTCGGTCTGGACCCGTGTCCCGCCAGGACGGACGCGAGGATCGTCGTGGAGCCCGGCGCCACCGTGCTGCTGTACACCGACGGGCTGATCGAGCGCCCCGGCGAGGACATCGGCCGTGGTCTGACCCGGCTGCGCCAGCATGCGGGCGCCCTGGCCTCCTCACCCCTGGACTCCTTCTGCGACAGCCTGCTGGTCCGGCTGCAGACCGGCTACCACGACGATGTCGCCGTGCTCGCCCTCAGGAACACCGACCCGGACAGGCCGGCCTGACGCCCCGGCGCGGGCGCGGGCCCCGTGCGGATGCCGGCCTCGCACCGGGTGTTGTCGTGCCGGGCGTCGCGACGGGGTGAACGGTGCCTGTCGGGGCCCCGGGACGCGCCCGGTCAGTCCCGCTGCGGCGTGTGCTCGCGCAGCGCCTCCTCGACCGCGTCCCGCACCCGGGCGTCCTCGCGCAGCGCCCGCCGCGCGCGGTTGCGGCGGGAGAGCAGGAACGCCCCGACGGCGGCGGCGATCAGGAGGACGAGGAACAGCAGCAGCGTCCAGGGAACGGCCCAGCCGTGTGCCGTGGCCTCGACGGGTTTGAGCGAGGTGGTGGAGCCCGAGGCGTCGGTGAGCAGCGGGGTGAGGGTCGTGGTCGCGGACAGGACGACGGCGGGCGCCACCCCGTGCACGGGGACCGTCACCTTCCAGCGCTCACCCGGCAGCAGTTCCGGCGGCGCGGCGATGGCGCCCGCCTCGGTGCGCAGCCATCCGAACGGGCCGGAGAGCGAGGCCTTCTGCTGGGCCGACAGGACGGTGTTGCCGGTGTTGTGGACGGTGTAGGTGACGGTCGCGTCGCCCTTGGCGAAGGGGTTGAACGAGCCGTCGTAGTCGACGTGCAGGTCCTCGACCGCGAGTTTCGGCTTGAGTTCACCGCTGACCCGGAGCTTGATCCGGATGCCGAGGCGCCGGTCCACATTGATGCCCTCGGCGTCGTCGGACTGCTTCAGGGAGGTGAGAATGCCGCCCACATGGTCACCGGGGGTGGCGTTGTCCGGGACGCTGATCGTGAAGGGGACCGTGACGGCCTTGCCGGGCCGGACCACGATGCTGTCGCGGTCCGCGTGGACCCAGGCGCCCACGGCGCGGGACTTCTTGTCCTTGGTGAGCAGGTCGAGCTGGCCCGCGTCGGTCGTGTAGCCGTCGGCGGCGTAGACGGCGAGGGTCAGCGGGGAGGTGCCACGGTTGGCGACGATCATGGCGTCCTTGATCTGTCCGCCGGGGTTGATGCCGTGGCTGAAGCTCGACCGCGCCGTGCCATAGGCGTTGGGGGCGGTCCGGACCGTCCAGGTGACGTCACCGTCGGCGGCCGCGACGGGGCCGGCGCACAGCCCGGTGAGCGCCAGGGCCGCGAGCAGGGCCAGGGCGACGGTACGGACGAGAGCGGCCGCGGTGGTGCTGCGGCGTGTCGGGGGCGCGTTCATCGGGGTCCTCGGGCGGTCTGGGGCGGGTGCGGAACGGGCGGCGGATACGGAGCCGAAGGAGCGGGGCGGAACGAACGGCGGGGGCGGGCGCCGGAAGGTGCCCACCCCCGCCGGTGAAACGGTTCTGCCGGTCAGCTGCTCAGCGCAGTGATCGTCAGGGTGGCGCGGTAGGCGCCCTTGTTGACGCTGCCCGGGATCTTCAGATCCAGGTCGGCGCCCAGCTTGGCCTTGCCCTTGGGGTGACCCTGGTCGGCCCAGCCCAGTCCGCGCGAGACGGACAGACCCGCGCCGTGGTCGTCGTAGCCGGAGGCCACCACCCCGCTGGCCTTGGCACCGGCGCCGTCCTCCAGGACGTTCGGCGTCCAGCCCAGGTAGGCACCGGAGAACGTCTTGTCGGCGTCCTTGAAGTCACCGACGCTGGCCGAGATCGACCAGGGAGCCAGCGACCGGCGGTTGTCGGAGACCAGGATCGGGTTGATCCGGCCGTCCGCCTGGAAGTAGTCGCCGTCGTGGTCCTTGGCGGTACCCAGGTCCACCAGGCCGTTGTAGCCGTCGATGGTCCAGCCGAACTCGCCCGCGGGCGCGTCCGGAACGTTGACCTGCAGCTGCTGACCGTCACCGTGGTACGGGTGCACCGTCACGTCGTCGATGACCGAGCCGACCGCACCGGAGGGGCTGGCCTCGCTGCGGACGTTCTTGACGACCAGCTGGTCGTTGCGGACCTCGACCTTGACGTAGGAGCGCTTGTTCTCCTGGTTCTCGGCCGAGTTGAACCAGTAGTTCTTCGGGTTCAACGGGTCCGCGCCCATGCCGGTACCGGTGGTACCGGAGTTGTCCGGGCTCGTGATGGCGTAGTACTTCGACCCGGAGGCCGAGTTGCCGGTCACGTAGACGACGCCGCCGGGGCCCGGGTAGACGTTGGCGGCACCGGGCTGCTCGTCCTTGTTCTGCTTCTCGCCGTTCTTCAGCACGTAGCTGCGCGAGTAGGCGTGGTCGTGGCCCGCCAGAACCAGGTCGATGCCGAGCTTGGAGAAGGTCTCCGGCAGGTCGCCACGACGCGACTTGAGGTCGGAGTCCTTGGCGTGGCTCGCCGGCGAGTACATGGCGTGGTGCATGTTGAGCACCTTCCACTTCGCCTCGGAGCCGTGCTTGTTGATGACGTCGGTGATGTACTTGATGTGGGCCGCGTCACCACCGTTGCCGTCGGCGGGGTTGGCGTAGCTGTTGCTGTTGATGTCGATGAACAGCACATCCTTGTAGATGTACCAGTAGTCGCCGCCCGACGTGTTGGAGGCCGGGTTGCCGTTCTGGTACAGCGACGCGGAGCGGTCCGTGTTCGGGGTGAACATGTGCTGCTCGTACGCCTTGCCACCGACGTCGTGGTTGCCGATGGTGGCGGCCCACGGGTACTGACGCAGCTTGTCGGGCGCCAGGAAGGCGTCCCACTGCGACTCGGTGTTGGCGGTCTCGACCTGGTCGCCACCCGACACCAGCAGTTCGGTGTTGGGGTTGGCCTTCAGGGCGACGTCCAGGGTGTCCTGCCAACCGGCCTGGTCCTGCGCGACATTGCCGGAGGAGCCGATCTGCGGGTCACCGAAGAACAGGAAGTCGTAGTCGCCTTCGAAGTCCTGCGTCTTGAAGGAGTACGCCGAGGACCAGTTGCCCTCGGAGCCGACGCGGTACGAGTACTGCGTGTGCTCCTTCAGGCCGGTCAGCGTCGCGTGGCGGTTGTAGCCGCCGCTGGTGGCGATGTTCTCGCCGCCGATCGCGTCGAAGGTGGCCGCGCCGGCCGGGAACTCCCCGTTGACCAGCTGCGCCGTGGGGGCGAGCTGGACCTTCTGGGCGGTGTCGGCCGAGGAGTACCAGGTCACCGTGCGCTGGGACTCGTTGGCGCCCACACCGAGGATGATGCCGGTGAGCGTCGAAGTCTCGGCGGCACCGGCGGGCGACG encodes:
- a CDS encoding helix-turn-helix domain-containing protein, with translation MAKLLVKAREFGDESVADVAQRTGISRSTLHRLAAGTKQPSLATLWTLRDAYQLQLDMLVYDDPLTVRPTVVPRPRPAAAGAGRGRARR
- a CDS encoding sigma-70 family RNA polymerase sigma factor, with the protein product MISEAQAVSSGPTTREPALITRAQQGDREAFGELYRMHYDMIAAFVGHRVRSNPALAEDLTADVFVKAWAKIGTFRWTGTPIRAWLCTIARNVVADHFKVAATRRLTFVDQITCVQDAWAVPANTAEDTALSALTLADLLDALSEITPRQQAVIRLRFLGELSISETARTMGTTDAAVKTLQWRALDSLRKVYTGAAA
- a CDS encoding BN159_2729 family protein, with the translated sequence MTATPEDRAEADIERELTERLTQLARQFIAGLHAHGRLVETGGAQALRRLQEQHQTPHSLPEAVQDIRDAHGAADTFAGPAFHDTNAPSDAAPRGVADVPVTVPPARQSGMIDPAARTAAADDPRTAGDRQVRAVAAAAMLQAGSAGRLEVLQIVPDHDHIAVHIRAFSLSDWEYWLALIGAPLATPTVRTGDAQTATGHIDGVDVHLTGHEVPRLLDEAAEAAREPFHLAGRVYDLARAHLDRHGQTWLYLGQRQQDDTPLLALGNTGGPVYPLTSIITTNGPLIPVETDPTTPTRPGTEHTP
- the eno gene encoding phosphopyruvate hydratase, with product MSLRISHLHAVEILDSRARPTLAVTLTTDDGTRVHAGVPSGASTGTREAVELRDGDRGRYHGQGVLAAVGHVNGEIARALTGRAFASAADVDRALIELDGTGTKARLGANAVVGVSLAVARAEAALAGRPLWAHLARIAGTEPRLPVPHFNVVNGGVHAPGDLDFQEFMLAPLGAPGLPEAVRAGAEIYTGLKALLSAGGHTTGLGDEGGFAPAVDRPEKVLELLVEAIDAAGYRPGRDGVALALDPAAGEFRAGDRYRVAGEELTSDQLIDRYEEIVERFPVWSIEDGLAEDDWDGWVRLTDRLGDRVQVMGDDIFVTDPAVITEAIDRRVGNSALIKVNQIGTVTETLEALRVCREAGYARMVSHRSGETEDAFIADLAVGTGCGQIKSGAPARGERVAKYNRLIEIGEEDRALPFGLTTG
- the ettA gene encoding energy-dependent translational throttle protein EttA, with protein sequence MYVYTMRKARMAHGDKTVLDDVTLALLPGAKIGVVGPNGMGKSTVLRIMAGLERPTEGDAFPAPGIGIGILEQEPRLDDSTSVQGNVEQGAAEIRSMLRRYAEVTARLGDGDGEQTQELLDELGSLQETLDHAEAWDLDSRLEQAMDALRCPPPDTPVTELSGGERRRVALCRLLLSQPDLLLLDEPTNHLDAESVAWLEQHLADYPGTVVAVTHDRYFLDHVARRILEIDRGHAYAYEGNYSTYLATKAARLRVEGRKDAKRQKRLAEELAWVRSGAKGRQARSKARVQRYEDLAAEAAERRKLDFEEIQIPPGPRLGSLVLEAGRLTKGHGDRLLMEDLSFSLPRGGIVGVLGPNGVGKTTLFRMIVGEEQPDAGTLRLGDTVRISYADQNRAGLDPARSVWEAVSGGRNVLRIGDVEMPSRAYVAGFGFKGADQQKPVGVMSGGERNRLNLALTLKQGGNLLLLDEPTNDLDVETLASLESALLDFPGCAVITAHDRWFLDRVATHILAWEGDAHWFWFEGNFADYEANKIERLGVEAARPHRVTHRRLVRG
- a CDS encoding MFS transporter, which gives rise to MGGKEHGEGPAAGRWPAAPAGGTAARFVLLIGVVSLFSDMAHEGARGITGPFLGSLGAGGLIVATVAGGGELLGYALRFVFGRLADRTGRYWLITAVGYTVQMVVVPLLALAGNWPVAALLMIAERSGRALRNPARDAMLAHATAELGRGRVYGVREALDAAGATAGPLVVAGVLSLHGGYRGGFAVLAVPAVLTLLVLARARHTCPRPADLDVEQSVPGPRGTSRAFWIYLAAMGLIAAAYADYPLIAYHFGRDRVMPEAWIPVLYAVAMAGEAVAALLLGRLFDRWGLRTVAGATLLTACFPPLVFLGGVRLAVVGVLLWGLGAAAQESIVKAAVTGMVAADRRASAFGLFDTGFGVCWFAGSLALGALYDRSAIGLVIFSVVLQLVAVPLLLAVRGAPKRRRNRWRDRLLRSTLEGSGR
- a CDS encoding PP2C family protein-serine/threonine phosphatase, which produces MNHARSGAGPDLSGGPSRLRLLADISVALAGSLDLDAEDALRRMSQRLVPQFADACVVDLLDGDRVRRIAVTHRDPDRAVRALAEGPMPGLGDSADPLSRVLRGAGPMTLEDPARSREPGSLGAVQRRLYRVLDAGCVLVVPLRARSETLGALTLIRSPGAPFEEEDRQLAADLGRRAGLAVENARLYAFQRNTAEQLQRSLLPNLRGLPGLQLAARYAPARAGAEVGGDWYDAFALPDGSTMLVIGDVMGHDLTAAVRMGQLRNMLRALAYDSGDPPAGVMCRLDRVMQGMTSVELVTAVIAQLHAPTDAGRPLSWTNAGHPPPLLMLPDGTTRLLEDGHAPILGLDPCPARTDARIVVEPGATVLLYTDGLIERPGEDIGRGLTRLRQHAGALASSPLDSFCDSLLVRLQTGYHDDVAVLALRNTDPDRPA
- a CDS encoding WxL protein peptidoglycan domain-containing protein translates to MNAPPTRRSTTAAALVRTVALALLAALALTGLCAGPVAAADGDVTWTVRTAPNAYGTARSSFSHGINPGGQIKDAMIVANRGTSPLTLAVYAADGYTTDAGQLDLLTKDKKSRAVGAWVHADRDSIVVRPGKAVTVPFTISVPDNATPGDHVGGILTSLKQSDDAEGINVDRRLGIRIKLRVSGELKPKLAVEDLHVDYDGSFNPFAKGDATVTYTVHNTGNTVLSAQQKASLSGPFGWLRTEAGAIAAPPELLPGERWKVTVPVHGVAPAVVLSATTTLTPLLTDASGSTTSLKPVEATAHGWAVPWTLLLFLVLLIAAAVGAFLLSRRNRARRALREDARVRDAVEEALREHTPQRD